In Oryza sativa Japonica Group chromosome 3, ASM3414082v1, one DNA window encodes the following:
- the LOC107280269 gene encoding classical arabinogalactan protein 9-like, with amino-acid sequence MKPSLLLLALLATFVVAIANADDYTTAAPAPSPEAEASPPSPPTEASPPPLAPPPSVTSSPPPPAAGPLMPPPPPPPSVTSSPPPPPLPPPPPPPAASPPPPPPSPPPPSPVKSSPPPPPAWSPVTNVNDYTIQQVGKFAVQSYCLNTGAKLVYVNVVSGQTQPCSGGGSNYQLVINVAAGVRTAQYSVFVWGILGTTTWKLWSFTPKN; translated from the coding sequence ATGAAACCGTCGCTTCTTCTCCTTGCTCTGCTCGCCACGTTCGTCGTTGCCATTGCCAATGCCGATGACTACACCACTGCCGCGCCAGCGCCAAGCCCAGAGGCAGAGGCAAGCCCGCCGTCTCCACCGACGGAGgccagcccgccgccgcttgcgccgccaccgtcggttACAAgctctccaccaccgccggcggccggccctctgatgcctccgccaccgccaccgccgtcggtcACAagctctccaccaccaccaccactaccaccaccaccaccaccaccggcggccagccctccgcctccgccaccatcaccgccaccgccgtcgccggttaagagctctccaccgccaccgccggcgtggTCGCCCGTGACGAACGTGAACGACTACACGATCCAGCAGGTGGGGAAGTTCGCGGTGCAGAGCTACTGCCTCAACACTGGGGCGAAGCTGGTGTACGTGAACGTGGTGAGCGGGCAGACGCAgccgtgcagcggcggcggtagcaACTACCAGCTGGTGATcaacgtcgccgccggcgtgagGACGGCGCAGTACAGCGTGTTCGTCTGGGGCATCCTCGGGACAACCACCTGGAAGCTCTGGTCGTTCACGCCCAAgaactga
- the LOC4331784 gene encoding cysteine proteinase inhibitor 5 gives MARSSPLFLLGAALAVVAVAAATLPAATEAAGWAPVADVQELVIQQVGRFAVLVYSLAHHTDLAYVGVARGETEAAAGGAGGTNYRLAVAVTKPDGSAAQYECLVWGVPGSRLDTWKLRRFRRIQLP, from the coding sequence ATGGCCAGATCGTCGCCGCTGTTCCTGCTGGGAGCCGCGCTCGCCGTggtcgcggtggcggcggcgacgctcccGGCAGCGACGGAGGCCGCCGGGTGGGCGCCGGTGGCGGACGTGCAGGAGCTGGTGATCCAGCAGGTGGGGCGGTTCGCGGTGCTGGTGTACAGCCTCGCGCACCACACGGACCTGGCCTACGTGGGCGTGGCGCGCGgcgagacggaggcggcggcgggcggcgccggcggcaccaATTACCGGctggccgtcgccgtcaccaAGCCCGACGGGAGCGCCGCGCAGTACGAGTGCCTGGTGTGGGGCGTGCCCGGCTCCCGCCTCGACACGTGGAAGCTCCGCAGGTTCAGGAGGATACAGTTGCCCTGA
- the LOC107277835 gene encoding cysteine proteinase inhibitor 5 — protein MASDGGSSLLFFASYKYQGQSRAEQRPKPQAEPVIQWALSTSKIVAMRTSSSLLVAAALVFVVVVAETLPAAEATYRPIGNTSNLVILQVGRFSVLVYDLSHRKSLVFVSVVSGETEAAVGGGTNYRLVILAETTPGGSKAKFQCVVWGVPGSRANTWKLLSFKAI, from the coding sequence ATGGCTTCCGATGGCGGCAGCTCATTGCTCTTTTTCGCGAGCTATAAGTATCAAGgccagagcagagcagagcaaagACCAAAACCGCAAGCAGAGCCTGTGATCCAGTGGGCACTGAGCACCAGCAAGATCGTCGCCATGaggacgtcgtcgtcgctgctcgttgccgccgctctcgttttcgtcgtcgtcgtcgccgagacgctcccggcggcggaggcgacgtaCAGGCCGATCGGCAACACCAGCAACCTGGTGATCCTGCAGGTGGGCCGCTTCTCGGTGCTCGTCTACGACCTGTCGCACCGCAAGAGCCTGGTGTTCGTCTCCGTCGTCAGCGGCGAGaccgaggcggcggtgggcggcggcaccAACTACCGCCTCGTGATCTTGGCGGAGACGACGCCCGGCGGGAGCAAGGCCAAGTTCCAGTGCGTCGTCTGGGGCGTGCCCGGCTCTCGCGCCAACACCTGGAAGCTGCTCAGCTTCAAGGCGATCTAG